The following proteins are co-located in the Novosphingobium sp. CECT 9465 genome:
- a CDS encoding TonB-dependent receptor: protein MNILHTRSRACLLGSAGLLALVVSAPAFSQTPTPAADQAAQVDGEATSIVVTGVKATRSATAITTTEIQKILPGVAPFKAIQTLPGVMYVTADPWGNNEQNASLFIHGFSAQQLGHTLDGVPLGDQSYGNFNGLSPQRAIISENVGSVVVATGTAELGIASTSNLGGGIENFSSDPRAQMGAQLNHTFGSYGTARTFVRLDSGEFGNGNSGYVSVLRHRARAWDFRGKQKGWAANAKFVHDDSNGKLTAYFSYSDKQEPNEDATTVFKNPTNAAQAYQPYTRPFFYPDFDGAVAYLNASGNVPAAEAQNYRNYYSAAIRTDYLGYIKYQAHLSDQVDWSNQVYYHNNDGAGIVAGPITVAGLPNLFSLYFPGQNLKTATGNSGYAIRTTEYRIDRGGILSSIDATLGNHQIQLGAWYEYNSSAAYRNWYALDVTRPQDYNPYSLPPHDPLFTQYASEMRTNVLQLHVQDSWQVTPSLLVQGGFKSSLQFASGTFPVQPIIGSLPGSASALPEGEINTKRWFLPAIGAKWDFTDSEQVYVNVQKNLRHFQPYGGGGVTPWSSGSQAAFDNLKFNGRPETSWVYEIGLRSRRTIDSSFLTGIEAQVNYYHVDFSDRLLGITPPGAIGGIGGGGISGGTPAVFNVGGVKTDGIDAALTLRFGQVFSLYNAVSYNRSIYDSDYSTITGAATGTRIGGIATVGGVVPTGGKLIPVSPKWMNKTVATLTLGDFDAQMIGDYVGRRFTTFTNDASVKSVFQASARIAYRLPASIVGLQKAEISLNVTNLFDTTGASTVQASANTNNYNVYPIPPRQWFATLSVNY, encoded by the coding sequence ATGAATATTTTGCACACGCGTTCGCGCGCCTGCCTGCTTGGCAGTGCCGGCCTGCTCGCTCTGGTAGTAAGCGCGCCCGCTTTTTCGCAGACGCCCACGCCCGCAGCAGACCAAGCGGCGCAGGTCGATGGCGAGGCAACGTCCATCGTCGTGACCGGTGTTAAGGCCACGCGCTCTGCGACCGCCATTACCACAACCGAAATCCAGAAGATCCTGCCGGGCGTTGCGCCTTTCAAGGCGATCCAAACCCTTCCCGGCGTCATGTATGTGACCGCTGATCCGTGGGGCAACAACGAGCAGAACGCCTCGCTCTTCATCCATGGCTTCAGCGCTCAGCAGTTGGGCCACACCCTGGACGGCGTACCGCTGGGCGATCAGAGCTACGGCAATTTCAACGGCCTTTCACCCCAGCGCGCTATCATCTCCGAAAATGTCGGCAGCGTCGTCGTCGCCACCGGTACCGCGGAACTGGGCATCGCATCGACCAGCAACCTGGGCGGCGGTATCGAGAATTTCTCCAGCGATCCGCGCGCGCAGATGGGCGCACAGCTGAACCACACTTTCGGCAGCTACGGCACGGCGCGCACTTTCGTCCGTCTGGACAGCGGCGAGTTCGGCAACGGCAATAGCGGCTATGTCTCGGTTCTGCGCCATCGTGCGCGCGCTTGGGATTTCCGCGGCAAGCAGAAGGGATGGGCCGCCAACGCCAAATTCGTCCATGACGACAGCAATGGCAAGCTGACCGCCTATTTCAGCTATTCCGACAAGCAGGAACCCAATGAGGACGCGACCACCGTCTTCAAGAACCCTACCAATGCGGCGCAGGCCTATCAGCCCTATACCCGCCCCTTCTTCTACCCCGATTTCGACGGCGCGGTCGCTTATCTGAACGCCAGCGGCAATGTACCGGCCGCCGAAGCGCAGAATTATCGCAACTATTACAGCGCCGCGATCCGGACCGATTATCTGGGCTACATCAAATATCAGGCCCATCTGTCCGACCAAGTCGACTGGTCGAACCAGGTATATTATCATAATAATGACGGCGCGGGCATCGTCGCCGGACCGATCACGGTCGCGGGCCTGCCCAACCTGTTCTCGCTCTATTTCCCCGGCCAGAATCTGAAGACGGCCACCGGCAATTCGGGCTATGCGATCCGTACCACCGAATATCGCATCGATCGCGGCGGCATCCTGTCCTCGATCGACGCGACGCTGGGCAACCATCAGATTCAGCTTGGTGCGTGGTACGAATATAACAGCTCGGCCGCCTATCGGAACTGGTATGCGCTCGATGTGACCCGGCCGCAGGACTACAACCCCTATTCGCTGCCGCCGCATGATCCGCTGTTCACCCAATATGCCAGCGAGATGCGCACCAATGTTCTGCAACTTCATGTGCAGGACAGCTGGCAGGTCACGCCCAGCCTGCTGGTCCAGGGCGGCTTCAAGTCCAGCCTGCAATTTGCCAGCGGCACCTTCCCGGTCCAGCCGATCATCGGATCGCTGCCTGGTTCGGCAAGCGCCCTGCCCGAAGGCGAGATCAACACCAAGCGCTGGTTCCTGCCCGCGATCGGCGCGAAGTGGGACTTCACCGACAGCGAGCAGGTCTATGTCAACGTGCAGAAGAACCTGCGCCACTTCCAGCCTTATGGTGGCGGCGGCGTCACGCCGTGGAGCAGCGGCAGCCAGGCGGCATTCGACAATCTGAAGTTCAATGGCCGCCCCGAAACCTCCTGGGTCTATGAAATCGGCCTACGCAGTCGCCGGACCATCGACAGTTCGTTCCTGACCGGGATCGAAGCGCAGGTGAACTATTATCATGTCGATTTCAGCGACCGCCTGCTTGGCATCACGCCTCCCGGCGCGATCGGCGGCATCGGCGGCGGTGGCATCAGCGGCGGCACACCCGCCGTGTTCAACGTCGGCGGCGTGAAGACGGACGGTATCGACGCGGCGCTGACGCTGCGCTTCGGGCAGGTCTTCTCGCTCTACAACGCCGTGTCCTACAACCGCTCCATCTACGACAGCGACTATAGCACTATCACTGGCGCGGCGACTGGCACGCGGATCGGCGGCATCGCGACCGTGGGCGGCGTCGTGCCCACCGGCGGCAAGCTGATCCCTGTCAGCCCGAAGTGGATGAACAAGACGGTTGCGACGCTGACGCTCGGCGATTTCGATGCCCAGATGATCGGCGACTATGTCGGCCGCCGTTTCACCACCTTCACCAACGATGCATCGGTCAAGTCGGTGTTCCAGGCCAGCGCCCGGATCGCCTATCGCCTGCCCGCCAGCATAGTCGGCCTGCAAAAGGCGGAGATCAGCCTGAACGTCACCAACCTGTTCGACACGACGGGCGCATCGACGGTGCAGGCGAGTGCGAACACCAACAATTACAATGTCTACCCAATCCCGCCGCGCCAGTGGTTCGCCACCTTGTCGGTAAACTACTGA
- a CDS encoding alkaline phosphatase — MALTRRGVLAGSAAGGLLLAAGPAGAKTNMVFAHGVASGDPHADSVLLWTRVTDPAHGPVSGTWEMAEDELFTRIAARGSFSTSAARDHTVKVIASGLKAGREYFYRFRAMDTVSAIGRAKTLPTGRIDRLDIVLACCAMYMFGEFHAYRAIADREAVDLILFVGDYIYEYGANSMPALMDVRAIEPTHDTVTLADYRARYAQWRRDPALRDAHARASWICMWDDHEIANDDWMHGAQHHDPAANGDWEERKAAAVQAYLEWMPIRDPVTSDPYGITRSFAFGDLATLALPETRLKARQQQLSLAKDLDWHVVDRRGSGERVISDPAELKTLDLKALPQGVTREPDVAAFREKLADPAREMIGAEQCAWLADELKAHKDARRPWFLFGSATILSSYVYPDLTKFPDGKVALAPMYALTRYGLPLLNVDSWDGYAGERDKLYDQFEKSGANLLVLSGDSHMAWINEPHRGDRRIGLELSASTLTGPSIGELLLPSGPVGDAFVHDNRDIRWCDTNAVGFVTVSLTRDRVEADFVRVLTPRQAIGKLDIARHASARIAEDGLSGWEIS; from the coding sequence ATGGCGCTGACGCGGCGCGGCGTTCTTGCGGGATCGGCGGCGGGCGGGCTTTTGCTCGCCGCCGGTCCCGCCGGGGCAAAAACGAACATGGTCTTCGCGCATGGCGTGGCGAGCGGCGATCCGCATGCCGACAGCGTCCTGCTGTGGACCCGCGTGACCGATCCTGCCCATGGGCCGGTCAGCGGCACATGGGAAATGGCCGAGGATGAACTGTTCACGCGCATCGCTGCGCGCGGATCGTTCAGCACATCGGCGGCGCGGGACCATACGGTCAAGGTGATCGCCTCCGGCCTGAAGGCGGGCCGCGAATATTTCTACCGCTTCCGTGCCATGGACACGGTATCGGCGATCGGGCGGGCAAAAACCCTGCCAACGGGACGCATCGATCGTCTCGATATCGTGCTCGCCTGCTGCGCCATGTATATGTTCGGCGAATTTCACGCCTACCGGGCCATTGCCGATCGGGAAGCGGTGGACCTCATCCTCTTCGTGGGCGACTATATTTACGAATATGGCGCCAACTCGATGCCCGCACTCATGGATGTTCGGGCGATCGAGCCAACGCACGACACGGTCACGCTCGCCGACTATCGCGCACGCTATGCACAGTGGCGTCGTGATCCGGCCCTGCGCGACGCCCATGCCCGCGCGTCGTGGATTTGCATGTGGGACGACCATGAAATCGCGAACGACGACTGGATGCATGGTGCCCAGCATCACGATCCGGCGGCCAACGGCGACTGGGAGGAGCGCAAGGCTGCGGCGGTTCAGGCCTATCTGGAATGGATGCCGATCCGCGATCCTGTCACTTCCGATCCCTATGGCATCACCCGCAGCTTCGCGTTCGGCGATCTCGCGACGCTGGCCCTGCCCGAAACCCGGCTCAAGGCCCGCCAGCAGCAATTGTCGCTGGCCAAGGATCTCGACTGGCATGTTGTCGACCGGCGCGGCAGTGGGGAGCGGGTGATATCCGACCCGGCGGAACTCAAGACACTCGACCTCAAGGCCCTGCCGCAAGGCGTCACGCGCGAACCCGATGTCGCAGCCTTCCGCGAGAAACTTGCCGATCCCGCGCGCGAAATGATCGGCGCGGAACAATGCGCATGGCTGGCGGACGAACTGAAGGCCCATAAGGATGCTCGCCGCCCGTGGTTCCTGTTCGGCAGCGCGACCATCCTGTCCAGCTACGTCTATCCCGATCTGACGAAGTTTCCCGATGGCAAGGTAGCGCTGGCGCCGATGTACGCCCTGACGCGCTATGGCCTGCCGCTTCTCAATGTCGATTCCTGGGACGGCTATGCCGGCGAGCGGGACAAGCTGTACGACCAGTTCGAGAAAAGCGGCGCGAACCTGCTCGTGCTGTCGGGCGACAGTCACATGGCCTGGATCAACGAACCCCATCGCGGGGACCGCCGGATTGGTCTCGAGCTTTCCGCCTCCACGCTGACCGGTCCTTCGATCGGGGAACTGCTCCTGCCGTCGGGGCCGGTCGGCGACGCCTTTGTCCACGACAATCGCGATATACGCTGGTGCGACACCAATGCCGTTGGTTTCGTAACGGTATCGCTGACACGCGACCGGGTGGAGGCCGACTTCGTCCGCGTCCTAACGCCGCGCCAGGCGATCGGAAAGCTCGACATCGCGCGCCATGCCAGCGCACGGATCGCCGAAGATGGGTTGAGCGGCTGGGAGATCAGCTGA
- a CDS encoding TonB-dependent receptor: MAWFYAAEWPTFAPPLTIEARLQNRDKGNINWTVGGAWFKDKISLFSTLDGADTFRTVFEANYLQRRESLAAFADVDFKVAPRLRADLGVRISNEKNRFSGYTHDLNPYGVSIGSLVFALPAEFDNKLSETSPSGRATVTYELSEDARVYGSVGRGFRAGGFDGSTIWSTPEADAFKSESVWAYEGGVKFMPARGPVQFEVAGFYYDFSNIQAGSFRTYDGATTSVRTNVGKARSYGGEASFTIRPVRPMTINFGVALLDTKVTAIEAITAAEKARLGNDLPFAPNMTLNGSIRYEFALNDRMTLTPQVDARYVDAYYGDLDNTAPVGDFALVNARIDLKIDQRWTVAGFVRNIADVDYTTGGSATQAFSGTPRTWGVSLGARF; this comes from the coding sequence ATGGCCTGGTTTTACGCCGCCGAATGGCCGACTTTTGCTCCGCCGTTGACAATCGAGGCACGGCTGCAGAATCGCGACAAGGGCAACATCAACTGGACGGTCGGCGGTGCCTGGTTCAAGGACAAGATCAGCCTGTTCAGCACGCTGGACGGCGCCGACACCTTCCGTACCGTGTTCGAAGCGAACTATCTGCAGCGGCGCGAAAGCCTCGCGGCCTTCGCAGACGTCGATTTCAAGGTCGCGCCGCGCCTTCGTGCCGATCTGGGCGTGCGCATCAGCAACGAAAAGAACCGCTTCAGCGGCTACACGCATGATCTCAACCCCTATGGCGTGTCGATCGGATCGCTGGTGTTCGCCCTGCCCGCCGAATTCGACAACAAGCTCAGTGAGACGAGCCCTTCGGGTCGCGCCACGGTCACGTATGAACTGAGCGAGGATGCACGGGTCTATGGCTCGGTCGGACGCGGCTTCCGTGCCGGCGGTTTCGACGGCAGCACGATCTGGTCGACCCCCGAAGCCGATGCATTCAAGTCGGAAAGCGTATGGGCCTATGAAGGCGGGGTGAAGTTCATGCCTGCGCGCGGCCCTGTGCAGTTCGAAGTTGCGGGCTTCTATTATGATTTCTCGAACATTCAGGCCGGTTCCTTCCGCACCTATGATGGCGCCACCACCAGCGTACGCACCAATGTGGGCAAGGCGCGCAGCTATGGCGGCGAGGCCAGCTTCACGATCCGCCCGGTGCGCCCGATGACCATCAATTTCGGCGTCGCGCTGCTCGACACGAAGGTCACCGCGATCGAGGCGATCACCGCTGCCGAAAAGGCGCGCCTGGGCAACGACTTGCCGTTCGCGCCGAACATGACGCTGAACGGCTCGATCCGCTACGAGTTCGCGCTGAACGATCGCATGACGCTGACGCCTCAGGTCGATGCCCGCTACGTCGATGCCTATTATGGCGATCTCGACAATACGGCGCCGGTCGGGGACTTCGCGCTCGTCAATGCGCGCATCGATCTCAAGATCGACCAGCGCTGGACCGTGGCCGGCTTCGTGCGCAACATCGCCGATGTCGATTACACGACCGGCGGATCGGCGACGCAGGCATTCAGCGGCACGCCGCGCACCTGGGGCGTTTCGCTCGGGGCGCGTTTCTGA
- a CDS encoding TonB-dependent siderophore receptor — protein MSSLYPAICFWKRRRRRSSRASIISLQSGDQFSSLDVTSAALEPERFDNYELGLKWDIRPTLNLTAAIYQLDRTNTRAADPNDPARTVLTGAQRSKGLELGLSGAITPQWQISAGYALQDATIRKTTSAAPAGREVPLVPKQQASLWTRYDLTPRLGAGAGVYHQSKSFTSISNTAILPAFTRVDAAAFFKLTPQIEAQINVENLLNSDYFSSAYNDNNIMPGAPTTVRATVRMRL, from the coding sequence ATGAGCAGCTTGTATCCGGCCATCTGCTTCTGGAAGCGCAGAAGACGGCGCTCGTCGCGGGCCTCCATCATTTCGCTGCAGTCGGGGGATCAATTCTCATCGCTCGATGTCACCAGCGCCGCGCTGGAGCCGGAGAGGTTCGACAATTACGAGCTTGGCCTCAAATGGGATATCCGCCCGACGCTGAACCTGACCGCCGCCATCTACCAGCTTGACCGCACCAACACCCGCGCGGCCGACCCCAATGACCCCGCACGGACGGTGCTCACGGGCGCGCAGCGCAGCAAAGGGCTCGAACTCGGCCTTAGCGGCGCGATCACACCCCAGTGGCAGATCAGCGCGGGCTATGCGCTGCAGGACGCGACAATTCGCAAAACGACGAGTGCCGCCCCGGCCGGGCGCGAGGTTCCGCTGGTTCCAAAACAACAGGCTTCGCTCTGGACGCGTTACGACCTCACCCCACGCTTGGGGGCCGGCGCCGGTGTCTACCACCAGTCGAAAAGCTTCACGTCCATCAGCAACACCGCCATCCTGCCCGCCTTCACCCGCGTCGATGCCGCCGCATTCTTCAAGCTCACCCCCCAGATCGAGGCGCAAATCAACGTCGAGAATCTGCTTAACAGCGATTATTTCTCGTCCGCCTACAACGACAACAACATCATGCCCGGCGCGCCGACGACGGTGCGCGCAACGGTTAGAATGAGATTATAA
- a CDS encoding YgjV family protein: MSLFLDQTFASTGLAAILFGAVGLGCVVSWPLLPSRRGALMVQGAGAGAFALHFALIGAPTASAACLLSLMQLTVALVVRDRVAKLALDGATLLALLLLTVATWHGILSGLAACGGASSFIARTQRSTTRMKIVFLVAAPFWLAHNLLIGAPFALAVDLVSVAGNLLGLFAFWKREQRQADGPRSLSYPARLSPRHAFRSGHLSLGKLAISKRARALQGVQILT, from the coding sequence ATGTCGCTTTTCCTCGATCAAACGTTTGCGAGCACCGGGTTAGCTGCGATCCTATTCGGGGCTGTTGGTCTCGGCTGCGTGGTGAGCTGGCCGCTCCTACCCTCGCGCCGGGGAGCGCTCATGGTGCAGGGCGCGGGCGCGGGCGCATTCGCGCTTCACTTCGCGCTGATCGGCGCGCCTACCGCTTCGGCCGCATGCCTTCTTTCCCTGATGCAGCTCACCGTCGCGCTGGTGGTTCGTGACCGGGTTGCCAAGCTCGCGCTCGACGGCGCGACGTTGCTCGCGCTGCTGTTGCTCACCGTGGCGACCTGGCATGGAATCCTGTCCGGCCTTGCCGCTTGCGGCGGTGCATCTTCTTTCATTGCGCGGACCCAGCGATCAACGACGCGGATGAAGATCGTCTTTCTCGTGGCCGCGCCCTTCTGGCTGGCCCACAATCTTCTCATTGGCGCACCGTTCGCCTTGGCCGTTGATCTTGTATCGGTCGCGGGGAATCTGCTCGGGCTTTTTGCCTTTTGGAAGCGGGAACAGCGTCAAGCGGACGGGCCGCGCAGCCTCAGCTATCCGGCGCGGCTTTCCCCACGTCACGCTTTCCGCTCTGGTCACCTTTCCCTCGGCAAACTCGCGATCTCAAAGCGCGCGCGCGCGTTACAGGGAGTCCAGATCCTCACATGA
- a CDS encoding GNAT family N-acetyltransferase, with translation MTQVIYARPLPPARSIAQVGGKQSWSELRPANLDDAKALVRLKIALAREAEHMIFDVRDRGELLRRTTAELNAAVAGERGIFVLQRIGDLVGYIDVRSVCIEGAAEFASFNLAIRTRWQGRGLGASLVKSAEEWVRRRGLLFLIFHVAVRNDRAFAFYERLGYTVCGDVVAANKESGVIGDYYAMGRMLDADAEEDALA, from the coding sequence ATGACACAGGTAATATACGCGCGCCCACTCCCGCCGGCGCGTTCGATAGCTCAAGTAGGCGGAAAGCAGAGCTGGAGCGAGCTACGGCCGGCGAACCTTGACGACGCTAAAGCTTTGGTACGCTTGAAGATCGCCCTCGCTCGCGAAGCGGAACATATGATCTTCGATGTCCGGGATCGAGGGGAACTCCTGCGCCGCACAACTGCCGAACTAAACGCCGCCGTAGCCGGCGAGCGAGGCATCTTCGTCCTGCAACGCATAGGCGACCTCGTCGGCTACATAGATGTACGGAGCGTGTGCATCGAAGGCGCTGCAGAATTTGCCTCTTTTAATCTGGCTATCCGGACACGGTGGCAGGGACGTGGGCTTGGAGCAAGCCTGGTGAAGTCCGCCGAGGAATGGGTACGTCGCCGTGGCTTGCTCTTCCTGATCTTCCACGTCGCTGTTCGCAACGACCGGGCGTTCGCATTTTATGAACGGCTTGGCTATACCGTGTGCGGAGATGTTGTGGCAGCCAATAAAGAATCAGGCGTTATTGGCGATTACTACGCGATGGGCCGAATGCTCGATGCTGATGCTGAGGAGGATGCGTTAGCGTGA
- the ltrA gene encoding group II intron reverse transcriptase/maturase, whose product MIISEMQHKLATWAESDQNRKFDRLLRLIADRAWLAEAARIVLASSGANTPGIDGMDKRRMQAVLAEQLASLRTDLLTGSYHPQPVRRIYIPKANGKKRPLGIPTLKDRIVQRAMLMAMEPIWESDFHRLSYGFRPERSVHHAVRTVKIQLQDSGAGARGRWIIEGDLASYFDTVHHRLLLRCVRRRIRDDRFVDLLWRFLKAGHVDRGLFVASSEGVPQGGVLSPLLSNIMLHEFDAWLEAKYLSDKARKDRWAWNFGIQQGRPITVRENRQWKPAVAYCRYADDFVVIVKGTKAHAEAIREECRAFLEDDLKLTLNMDKSHITHVDDGFVFLGHRIIRRRGSSGRMSVVSTIPKEKAKTFARRLVEALSGNHEVAAVDMIDGLNRQLAGWAAFYRFTDFTARTFRRIDTVVFWKMAHWLAQKYRSRIKPLMRKWYRMPETGQSKTWLVYGRSNQGNAVGKALRRLVTSQKMQFRWRNPERNPYIYRDELRNTVTSRYRDVAMALDQG is encoded by the coding sequence TTGATAATCAGCGAAATGCAGCACAAGCTCGCGACGTGGGCCGAGAGCGACCAGAACCGCAAGTTCGATCGCCTTCTCCGGCTCATTGCCGATCGGGCGTGGCTTGCCGAGGCGGCTCGGATCGTGCTGGCGTCGAGTGGCGCCAATACGCCGGGCATCGACGGAATGGACAAGCGACGGATGCAGGCCGTACTGGCAGAACAGCTGGCCAGTCTGCGAACGGACTTGCTGACGGGGAGTTATCACCCGCAGCCGGTCAGGCGAATCTATATCCCGAAAGCCAATGGCAAGAAACGACCACTTGGTATCCCGACCCTGAAAGACCGCATCGTCCAGCGCGCGATGCTGATGGCCATGGAGCCGATCTGGGAAAGCGACTTCCATCGCCTCTCCTACGGCTTCAGGCCGGAACGCAGCGTGCATCACGCTGTCCGGACCGTGAAGATACAGTTGCAGGATAGTGGTGCCGGAGCGCGGGGCCGCTGGATCATCGAAGGTGATCTGGCGAGCTACTTCGATACGGTCCACCACCGGCTTCTGCTTCGCTGCGTTCGGCGGCGAATCCGGGATGATCGGTTTGTTGATCTGCTCTGGCGATTCCTGAAGGCGGGCCACGTCGACCGTGGCCTGTTCGTCGCCTCAAGCGAAGGTGTACCGCAAGGCGGCGTGCTGTCGCCGCTCCTGTCCAACATCATGCTCCATGAGTTTGATGCGTGGCTGGAGGCGAAATACCTGAGCGACAAGGCGCGAAAGGATCGCTGGGCATGGAACTTCGGCATCCAGCAGGGGCGCCCCATCACGGTTCGCGAGAACCGGCAATGGAAACCTGCTGTCGCCTACTGCCGTTACGCCGATGACTTCGTTGTCATCGTCAAGGGCACCAAGGCACATGCCGAGGCCATCCGCGAGGAATGCCGGGCCTTTCTGGAAGACGACCTGAAGCTGACGTTGAATATGGACAAGAGCCATATCACCCACGTCGACGACGGGTTCGTGTTCCTCGGGCACCGGATTATCCGCAGGCGGGGATCGAGCGGACGCATGTCCGTGGTCTCAACGATACCCAAGGAGAAGGCCAAGACCTTCGCTCGCCGATTGGTCGAGGCTCTCTCCGGCAATCATGAGGTTGCCGCGGTGGACATGATCGACGGTCTGAACCGCCAGCTGGCGGGATGGGCTGCGTTCTACAGGTTCACCGACTTCACGGCGCGCACATTCCGGCGCATCGACACCGTCGTGTTCTGGAAAATGGCGCACTGGTTGGCGCAGAAGTACCGGTCCCGTATCAAGCCTTTGATGCGTAAATGGTACCGCATGCCGGAAACCGGCCAATCGAAGACGTGGCTGGTCTACGGTCGAAGCAATCAGGGCAATGCCGTCGGCAAGGCGCTGCGACGACTGGTCACAAGCCAGAAGATGCAGTTCCGGTGGCGGAATCCGGAGCGAAATCCCTACATCTATCGGGACGAGCTCCGAAACACCGTCACCTCCCGCTATCGTGATGTCGCCATGGCCTTGGACCAAGGTTGA
- a CDS encoding TonB-dependent receptor has translation MTDLPNTVAAVVAEDTTDVIEVIGARTKETLKIDRRTYQVRETPHSAQKNAVQLLRGLPAVTITPDDRILVLGSGITRIYVDGRPYIGDASQYLRTVHGSDIERIEVITNPSAQFSSEGAGGVINLVLRKTQVEGISGNASLEESSYGYVLADTTLNYKQGDWTYQLKAGGNIGTMARRTYRQQRSVERQDSGAPTVNRQTGRFTYDGTVGRLSGKASYKLDSKTSISAQLGGGGGHDIVTDKVNYLAVTPDFSPFSEHRRLSSVASFVTGELNLDHAGAREGEALNAAVQFYTNPGVHDVTNARFSDGRRYRIDLQKPSTSIDMQIDWKHPMAPGQILSMGSAWHLDDTTQHYRFISNDSTGSFGSDMNDAYDARSGTFSAYASFQQTFGSLTIAPGLRGEANRRRISSHGADDIRINRANFFPSFHASYKLNKQLQFGASFSKRIDRVPLEYLRPYGTVEDAYTLFEGNPHLKDQSTNAYEASVQFRPGKVEAGATVYLRETRQLWSKNYLVNAAGTSVYNYVNSGNSWNSGAQFDLSFPIVPRLKASTSANLFNERTPIDTTDGRGTQRTFRYSTNATFEWNGKDRGSVPGDVAQLQWSYNSPSREYQIRKSSWFDLSASYTHSLDRTLSLSGTFRYSGRTNQRLIAPSVEEISSRQRTPEVQLKLQKTL, from the coding sequence TGCGCGGCCTCCCGGCGGTGACCATCACGCCCGACGACCGTATTTTGGTACTGGGATCTGGAATAACCAGGATATATGTGGATGGTCGCCCTTACATTGGCGATGCCTCGCAATACCTGCGCACTGTTCACGGAAGCGATATCGAGCGGATCGAGGTGATCACCAATCCTTCCGCTCAATTTTCGTCGGAGGGTGCGGGTGGCGTCATCAACCTGGTGCTGCGAAAAACCCAGGTAGAGGGGATATCGGGCAACGCAAGCCTGGAGGAATCCAGCTACGGCTATGTCCTTGCAGATACGACCCTGAACTACAAACAAGGGGACTGGACCTACCAGTTAAAAGCGGGTGGTAACATTGGCACCATGGCCCGCCGGACCTACCGTCAGCAGCGTAGCGTTGAAAGGCAGGATAGCGGCGCGCCCACAGTCAACCGCCAGACCGGGCGGTTTACCTATGATGGCACTGTTGGACGTCTCAGCGGTAAGGCATCCTACAAGCTGGACTCAAAAACGAGCATTTCAGCACAGCTGGGCGGCGGCGGCGGGCACGATATCGTTACGGACAAGGTCAATTATCTTGCTGTGACCCCGGATTTCTCACCGTTCTCAGAGCATCGCCGCCTCAGCAGTGTCGCAAGCTTCGTTACTGGAGAATTGAACCTCGACCACGCGGGCGCGCGAGAAGGTGAAGCTCTCAACGCGGCTGTCCAGTTTTACACCAACCCGGGCGTGCACGACGTTACCAATGCCCGGTTCAGTGATGGGCGCCGTTACCGGATCGACCTGCAAAAACCCTCGACGTCGATCGATATGCAAATCGACTGGAAACATCCCATGGCTCCAGGACAGATCCTTTCGATGGGCAGCGCCTGGCATCTTGACGACACGACGCAGCACTATCGGTTCATCAGTAACGACAGCACCGGCTCGTTCGGCTCCGACATGAACGATGCGTACGATGCGCGCAGCGGCACATTTTCCGCCTATGCCTCGTTTCAGCAAACATTTGGCTCCTTGACGATCGCACCGGGCCTGCGCGGTGAAGCCAACCGGCGCCGAATTTCTAGTCATGGTGCCGACGATATCCGTATCAACCGGGCTAACTTTTTTCCAAGCTTTCATGCCAGTTACAAGCTCAACAAACAGCTGCAGTTCGGGGCCAGCTTCAGCAAGCGGATAGACAGGGTTCCGCTGGAATATCTGCGGCCCTACGGAACGGTCGAGGATGCCTACACCCTCTTCGAAGGGAACCCCCATCTCAAGGACCAGAGCACAAACGCCTATGAGGCCAGTGTGCAGTTTCGGCCCGGCAAGGTCGAAGCGGGGGCCACCGTCTACTTGCGCGAGACCCGCCAGCTTTGGAGTAAGAATTATCTGGTCAATGCCGCCGGCACCAGCGTTTACAACTACGTAAATTCGGGGAATAGCTGGAACAGCGGCGCGCAATTCGACCTCAGCTTCCCTATCGTCCCTCGGCTCAAGGCAAGCACCAGCGCCAATCTTTTCAACGAACGTACACCGATCGATACGACAGATGGACGAGGCACCCAGCGGACATTTCGCTACTCGACAAACGCGACGTTCGAATGGAATGGCAAGGATCGAGGCAGTGTACCCGGCGATGTGGCGCAGTTGCAGTGGTCATACAACAGCCCCTCTCGAGAATATCAAATCCGCAAGTCATCCTGGTTCGATCTCAGTGCCTCATACACGCATAGTCTGGATCGAACGCTCTCGCTCTCGGGGACATTTCGCTATTCAGGCCGCACAAACCAGCGTCTGATTGCGCCATCGGTAGAGGAAATTTCCTCGCGTCAAAGAACGCCCGAGGTCCAGCTGAAATTGCAAAAGACGCTGTAA